GGACAACCGGTCGGCTCCAAGTCGCTGGCCCTGTCCGGCACCGCCCTCTCACCCGCATCGATTCGGTCCGTCATGGCCGATCTGACGCATATGGGGCTGCTCGAGAGCCCGCATGTCAGTGCCGGGCGGCAACCGACACAGGCGGGACTGCGCCTCTATGTCGACGGCTTGCTGGAGATCGGTGACGTGTCCCGCGACGAACGCCGTCACCTGGAAGCACAGATCGCCGCATCGGGCCGCGAACCGGAGGAAGTCTTTCTGCAGGCTTCGACCCTGCTGGCCGGGCTGGCAGGCGGGGCCGGTCTTGTCCTGGCACCCGAACCTGTCCGCGAGACCGCCCTGTCACATGTCGAATTTGTCGGTCTTGACGATGGCCGCACGCTTGTCGTGATGGTGCATGAGGACGGGCGGGTCGAGAACCGGCTGATGCCACGCCCCGAGGGCGTGCTGAGTGCCAGTCTGGAACGGGCCGGAAACTTCCTGTCGGCCCGGTTGCGCGGACGCCAGCTCTCAGAAGCGCGCGCCGATATTCTGAGCGAAATCGAGCAGGGCCGCGCGGCAATCGACATTGCCGCGGCCGCCCTGATCAAGCAGGGACTGGCGGCCTGGACGGATGAGCCGGCCCAGAACCGCAAACTGATTGTTCGCGGACAGGCCCGGCTGCTTGACAATCTCGACACGCGCACCGACGTGGGGGCCGATCTGGAACGCATCCGGCTCCTGTTCGAGGATCTGGAGCGCAAGGAAGAGCTGATTTCTCTGCTCGACCAGACGGAACATGCGGACGGCGTCAGGATTTTCATAGGGACGGAGAACCCGATGTTCTCTCTGTCCAGTTCCAGCGTCGTGGTCGCCCCTTACCGGGACGGCCATGGCAAGTTGCTGGGGGCACTGGGCGTGATCGGACCGACACGGTTGAATTATGGCCGGGTCATCCCAATGGTCGATCTGACGGCAAAACTGGTCGGCGAAACGCTGACGCGACGCGCCTGATGCGCGGATATAGGAGCAAGAGACCAAGCCATGGCTGGTGATATCGAGAACGGAAACAGCGTCCCCGGAGCGGGGGGCATGGATGAATGGGATGCCCTGCAGGCGCAGATCGACGCGGAAGGCGAAGGTCAGCCCGAGCGCAAACCGAGCGCGGCCGAGCTGAAGCGGGCCGCCGACGACTTTCTGAAAAAACACAAGGACGATGTCCTGTCCGACGACGATCCGGCGGGTGAGCCCGGCGCAGACGCGGCAACGGACGACACGCCCGACGATTCCGCACGCGTCCGTGAGCTGGAAATGGAAATCGCGACCATGAAGGATCAGGCCATGCGCACACTGGCCGAGGCCGACAATATCCGCAAACGCGCAGAACGCGAAGTGCAGAACGCCAAGCTATACGGGGTCGAGAAATTCGCCGCCGACATGCTCTCCGTCTATGATAATCTGTCCCGCGCGCTGCACACGATCGATGGTCAGGCCAAGGAAGAGCTGGGCGAGAATGCCCGCAACCTCGTCGCCGGGATCGAGCTGACCGAAAAGGATCTGACGACGGCGCTGGAACGCCATCAGGTCAAACCCGTCCCCGGTGTCGGGGCCAAATTCGACCCCAATGTCCATCAGGCCGTCGCCAACATCCCCCACCCGGATGTCGAGAAGGGCCATGTCGCCGCCGTCATGCAGCAAGGCTTCACCATCGGCGGTCGGACGCTGCGCGCCGCCATGGTGGCTGTGAGCACGGGTCAAGGCTGAATCTTCGAACCTTCATCACCGAGCTTCACTCGGTGATCCATCTCAGTCCCTTTGCCGTCATGGCAAAGGGTTATGTCTATATACTCTGCAACCGTAAAAACGGGTCGCTCTATACGGGTTTCACGAAAGACCTCTGGGCGCGAGTGCAAGAGCACACGAACAAAACCGACCCCAACTGCTTCACAGCCCGATACGATGTTGATCGTCTTGTCTACTTTGAATCCTACGATCTGGTGGTCTAAGCACTACGTCGCGAAAAACAGATCAAGAACTGGAACCGATCATAGAAAATCGCCTTGTTTGAAAAGGATAATCCAGACTGGCGCGAACTGACACTCGATTGGCAGGATATTGAATGACCACCGCTCTGGAAGATGGATCACCGAATCAAGTTCGGTGATAGAGGACGATCTGTCATAGGCGAAACCAGAGATCTACGATGCCCGAACTCCCCGAAGTCGAAACGGTTCGCCGCGGTCTCGCCCCTGTTCTGGAAGGCCGGATTATCTCGCATGTCCAACTGAACCGTCCGGATCTTCGCTTTCCCTTTCCGGACGACTTCGCCGACCGCATTGAGGGGCAGCGCGTGGAGCGTCTGTCGCGCCGGGCCAAATTCTTGCAGGCGGACCTGACCTCAGGCGAGCGTCTGTTCATGCATCTGGGTATGAGCGGGCGGTTTGTGCTTGGCGGCTCACAGCTCGGCGAGTTCACCCATGCTCACGATGCCGATCCGAAACATCATCATGTCATTTTCACGACCGAAGACGGCAATACCGTCACCTATAATGATCCGCGCCGCTTCGGCTTCATGGAGCTGGTGAAACCGGACGCGCCCTACCGTCTCGATGATCTGGGGCCGGAGCCCCTCGGCAACGGCTTCAACGCCCCCGATCTGCGCGCCCGGCTCAAGGGTAAGAAAACGCCGATCAAGATCGCCCTGCTGGATCAGCGGATCGTGGCGGGCCTTGGCAATATCTATGTCTGCGAAGCCCTGTTCCGGGCCGGGATCAGCCCCGGGCGCGGGGCCGGACGGCTACGCGTGGCTGAAACCGAACGGCTGGTCGGGCACATCAAGGCGGTACTGATCGAAGCCATCGCGGCAGGTGGGTCATCCCTGCGCGACCACCGCCAGGCCGACGGCGCACTCGGCTATTTCCAGAAACAATTCTCCGTCTATGGCCGTGAAGGGCAGGACTGCCCCGCCTGCGCCGCGCCGATTGCACGTCGTGTCCAGGGCGGACGCAGCACCTTCTACTGCAAGGCCTGTCAACGCTGATCCCGCCATCATGCCCCTGTCAGGATGCTCCTGTCAGGATGCCCTTGTCAGGTCCGGGGTCGGAGGTGTAGCCACCGCCTTTGAAAAACGAAACCGATCCGAGAGAGACCCCTATGGCTTACGAGCTGATCGAACTGGATACGGATGGTCGCGTCGCGACGATCCGCCTGAACCGTCCAAAGGCACTCAATGCGCTGAATTCCGAAATGATGGGCGAGGTGGCGCAAGCGCTGGCCGATCTGGAAGCGGATGACGGTATTGGCTGCGTGATCCTGACCGGCAATGAAAAGGCCTTTGCCGCCGGTGCGGACATCAAGGAGATGGTCGATGGCGACTATCTGTCCAACTATAAGCATGACCCGTTTGAGGCCAATCATTGCGCCATCGAGCGCTTCCGCAAGCCGATCATCGCCGCCGTTTCCGGCTACGCGCTGGGCGGCGGCTGCGAGATCGCCATGATGTGCGATTTCATCATCGCCTCGGACACGGCCAAGTTCGGCCAGCCGGAAATCAATCTGGGCGTCATCCCCGGCATTGGCGGGACGCAGCGCCTGGCCCGCGCCGTCGGCAAGGCCAAGGCGATGGATCTATGCCTGACGGGTCGCATGATGGACGCATCTGAAGCGGAACATAGCGGTCTGGTCGCGCGCGTCGTTCCGGTCGACGACCTGATGGACACAGTCAATGACGCCGCCAAGAAGATCGCCGGACACAGCCAGCCGGCCAATATGATCCTGAAAGAAGTGATCGAAGCCGGCTACGAAATGTCCCTGCGCGAAGGCATCCGGTTCGAACGCCGCATGTTCCAGAGCCTGTTCACGACGGAAGACCAGAAAGAAGGCATGAACGCCTTCATCGAAAAGCGAAAGCCGCATTTCAAGAACCGGTAAGGCGGGCGGCCCGGGCACCGTTATGCGTTCTTTTTCGTTGCCCCTCTTACCCGTGTCGCCCGACGCGCGGTTTTGCGCGACATACGCCGTTGCAGGCGTTGTGCGCGGTTGCGGCGCCATTTTCGCCCGTCGGCATTATCTCGGTCGAAGACGCTCTCAAATTCCGCCTTCGTCTTCTGCGGTTCTGCTCCAGTCAGATGTTTCCATGTGGTCTTGTAACTGCCCCAGTCGGCATCACGCAGCGCCCGCTCGACCGGGATCAGATCGAACAACGTTACGCCGGGCGTGTCCAGCATGACGACCTGATGCCTCCGGAAGGCTTTGGCAGGAAGGGCGTGACGCGTCGAATGTGCCATGGGCGTTTCGTAAACCGATGACAGAAACATGGAGATAAGGCCCGGCGGCACCTTTTCGGTCTCGAAACCTTCCGCATTCTTGATCCATCCGTGACGGCGATAGGCAGGCCGCCCCGTTTTCGAATCCTTCGGGACGACATCGAGCGTATCAAGCACGAAGCCCAACACATGGCGATTGAGCGGTT
This genomic window from Algimonas porphyrae contains:
- the mutM gene encoding bifunctional DNA-formamidopyrimidine glycosylase/DNA-(apurinic or apyrimidinic site) lyase — translated: MPELPEVETVRRGLAPVLEGRIISHVQLNRPDLRFPFPDDFADRIEGQRVERLSRRAKFLQADLTSGERLFMHLGMSGRFVLGGSQLGEFTHAHDADPKHHHVIFTTEDGNTVTYNDPRRFGFMELVKPDAPYRLDDLGPEPLGNGFNAPDLRARLKGKKTPIKIALLDQRIVAGLGNIYVCEALFRAGISPGRGAGRLRVAETERLVGHIKAVLIEAIAAGGSSLRDHRQADGALGYFQKQFSVYGREGQDCPACAAPIARRVQGGRSTFYCKACQR
- a CDS encoding nucleotide exchange factor GrpE, with product MAGDIENGNSVPGAGGMDEWDALQAQIDAEGEGQPERKPSAAELKRAADDFLKKHKDDVLSDDDPAGEPGADAATDDTPDDSARVRELEMEIATMKDQAMRTLAEADNIRKRAEREVQNAKLYGVEKFAADMLSVYDNLSRALHTIDGQAKEELGENARNLVAGIELTEKDLTTALERHQVKPVPGVGAKFDPNVHQAVANIPHPDVEKGHVAAVMQQGFTIGGRTLRAAMVAVSTGQG
- a CDS encoding enoyl-CoA hydratase, whose product is MAYELIELDTDGRVATIRLNRPKALNALNSEMMGEVAQALADLEADDGIGCVILTGNEKAFAAGADIKEMVDGDYLSNYKHDPFEANHCAIERFRKPIIAAVSGYALGGGCEIAMMCDFIIASDTAKFGQPEINLGVIPGIGGTQRLARAVGKAKAMDLCLTGRMMDASEAEHSGLVARVVPVDDLMDTVNDAAKKIAGHSQPANMILKEVIEAGYEMSLREGIRFERRMFQSLFTTEDQKEGMNAFIEKRKPHFKNR
- the hrcA gene encoding heat-inducible transcriptional repressor HrcA, whose product is MSVLATFPLSELDARARAIFGSVVSAYLETGQPVGSKSLALSGTALSPASIRSVMADLTHMGLLESPHVSAGRQPTQAGLRLYVDGLLEIGDVSRDERRHLEAQIAASGREPEEVFLQASTLLAGLAGGAGLVLAPEPVRETALSHVEFVGLDDGRTLVVMVHEDGRVENRLMPRPEGVLSASLERAGNFLSARLRGRQLSEARADILSEIEQGRAAIDIAAAALIKQGLAAWTDEPAQNRKLIVRGQARLLDNLDTRTDVGADLERIRLLFEDLERKEELISLLDQTEHADGVRIFIGTENPMFSLSSSSVVVAPYRDGHGKLLGALGVIGPTRLNYGRVIPMVDLTAKLVGETLTRRA